In one Nicotiana tomentosiformis chromosome 6, ASM39032v3, whole genome shotgun sequence genomic region, the following are encoded:
- the LOC104090839 gene encoding uncharacterized protein, whose amino-acid sequence MKVEDSTSMDRSLSNQSMEKISDRLSGLDNLYFPRAQQSSASTASQRKSLLLDLLTRDVPLFLERYGSQLTSDDLNEFEALKNDYEINWHLNRLRSVISPTQEDLKSRSVKIKNRRRAYLDKLVNDGQYFSEDAMREREPYLHHEYVGKFQDPSGRSMARPGERWSETLMRRSEEAMLVEKIRDEQQRRGVAQSDWIGFDNQELEKVEEEEEEESEEEEEEEETEEEEEEEDEEQEQYEGERDISANRQEVQPNNLDTSNDTPSETRRPAVMETLSTEEMQERMDQFAYIMQQKFLLGEDSLDYSKIDGDETLDDHWMKEENYDAEEKYFDDDD is encoded by the exons ATGAAAGTGGAGGACTCGACGTCTATGGACAGAAGTTTGAGTAACCAATCCATGGAGAAAATATCAGACAGGCTTTCAGGACTGGATAACCTCTACTTCCCACGCGCTCAGCAATCATCTGCCTCCACTGCCTCCCAACGGAAATCCCTTCTTCTCGATCTTCTCACGCGCGACGTGCCGCTTTTTTTAG AACGTTATGGATCGCAGTTAACATCAGATGATCTTAATGAATTTGAAGCGTTAAAAAATGATTATGAAATCAATTGGCATCTGAATCGTCTGCGAAGTGTTATTAGCCCAACGCAAGAAGATTTGAAGTCCAGGTCAGTTAAGATTAAGAACAGACGACGAGCATATCTGGACAAATTAGTAAACGATGGACAGTACTTTTCAGAGGACGCAATGAGAGAACGAGAGCCATATTTGCACCATGAGTATGTTGGGAAGTTCCAAGATCCAAGTGGGAGGAGCATGGCAAGACCAGGGGAACGATGGTCTGAGACGCTGATGAGGCGGTCAGAAGAGGCAATGCTTGTTGAAAAAATTAGGGATGAGCAGCAGAGACGAGGTGTGGCTCAAAGTGATTGGATAGGATTTGACAATCAGGAACTTGAAAAGGtggaggaagaggaggaggaggagtcggaggaagaagaagaagaagaagaaaccgaggaggaagaagaagaagaagacgaggAGCAGGAGCAATACGAAGGTGAAAGGGACATTTCAGCTAATAGACAAGAG GTTCAGCCAAACAACCTTGATACTTCTAATGACACGCCATCTGAAACGAGAAGACCTGCTGTGATGGAAACTTTGTCAACGGAGGAGATGCAAGAACGAATGGACCAGTTTGCTTACATCATGCAGCAAAAGTTTTTATTGGGAGAAGATAGTCTGGATTACTCAAAAATTGACGGGGATGAGACCTTGGATGATCATTGGATGAAAGAAGAAAATTATGATGCTGAAGAAAAGTACTTTGATGATGATGATTGA